A portion of the Arcobacter sp. F155 genome contains these proteins:
- a CDS encoding IclR family transcriptional regulator, producing MVQNNRNKSLSRGLRILKEIMIATKPLTANTLCQKLVIDKSTMSRLITTLIDEEFIEYKDNTKEIILSDFMQNILEDEDRDRIVEKTKAILEEIHEVSNECAYVGVLEEGAVLYLNQVDNSNRVLKTRNSVGLKTPLHTNGFGKILLAFSDIEIKNLKLKKHTSNTITSTTKLQKELELIQERGYAIGNEEHEFGLRSVAVPYFNKKNKLIATIGVSGLSVRLDLETLHKIGQEIFLIVNKHNI from the coding sequence TTGGTACAAAACAATCGAAATAAATCTTTGTCAAGAGGACTTAGAATTTTAAAAGAGATTATGATTGCCACTAAACCTTTAACTGCAAATACATTATGTCAAAAACTTGTTATTGATAAAAGTACAATGTCAAGACTTATTACAACACTAATAGATGAAGAGTTTATAGAGTATAAAGATAATACTAAAGAGATAATTTTAAGTGACTTCATGCAAAATATTTTAGAAGATGAAGATAGAGATAGAATTGTAGAGAAAACAAAAGCAATCTTAGAAGAGATTCACGAGGTTTCAAATGAGTGTGCATACGTGGGTGTATTAGAAGAGGGTGCTGTTTTATATTTAAATCAAGTAGATAACTCAAATAGGGTTTTAAAAACTAGAAACTCTGTTGGATTAAAAACTCCACTTCATACAAATGGTTTTGGTAAGATTTTATTAGCCTTTTCAGATATAGAAATAAAAAATTTGAAGTTAAAAAAACATACAAGTAATACAATAACTTCTACAACAAAACTTCAAAAAGAGTTAGAACTAATTCAAGAAAGAGGTTATGCAATAGGAAATGAAGAACATGAGTTTGGATTGCGGTCTGTTGCAGTACCATATTTTAATAAGAAAAATAAACTAATTGCAACAATTGGTGTATCTGGACTTTCTGTAAGACTTGATTTAGAGACACTACATAAAATAGGTCAAGAGATATTTTTAATAGTAAATAAGCATAATATCTAA